AAGGAATCTGCGCCAGTTCAAGGACACGGCATAGGCTAGCAGGTGAATTTCTTCACCAGCAATATTCGTTTGAGTCCAAAAATCTGATTGAATCCGACCATCCTGCAGTTTTTCCCAAAAAAGAAATGCTTCCGGCAGAAATGATTCTAAAAATGGAAAGCGATCTGTGAGCACCTGATTTTCATTGGAAGTTACCAAAGGATCAAACCATACAGGTTCCGCACTCAGATGAAAAGAATTAGCACTGGTAACTTCAATCACAGCGTAATCCATTATTGAAAATAACTGAGCTAGTGAATAGACTCCTTGCTCCGTATCAGATTCAATGATCGACAATGGGGTCTCCGTCCATTTGGATCAAACGCCTTGACAGGTCGACAAACACATTTTCTACTCCCTGCCCGGTTTTTGCACTAGATAGTCGGACATCCCAACCTTTTTGATAAAGCTTGTCAGTAATATCCCTATTTACAGCCCATTCCGCGGCGAGATCCACCTTATTGAGCAAAAAAATAAACGGAACTGGCCCAAGAATCTCAATGACTCTCCGCTGTAGAGCGATTGCTATATCTAGCGTATCGGGGCGAGTTCCATCTGCAACTAGAAGAAAACCAGAAGCACCGCGGATCTGGGCTGGCTTGAGAGTTCTCAAGGGTGATTCGCCCGCAAGATCCCATATAACGAGATTTACTTGAGAATCCCCCACCAAGCATTGTTTCTTATCGATTTTAACTCCGACTGTTGTGTGATACTTCTCGGAAAAGAGGCTATACACGTACCGAGAGATCAGACTCGTCTTGCCGACGCCGAATTCGCCGACAACACAAATCTTTTTGTGATAAACCATAGGATTTATAAATTTTATCATGACGCCAATTCCGCTCTCTTCATCTAGAAATGCGTTCTCTGTCAAAAAGTCGCGTTCATTCTATGGTGTGAGCATAGAGTTGCAAGAGCGAATCGCTTCACGAGTGCTTTCCTTTCAAAAGGCCTGGCAAATCATTACAAAGTTGATAAGGCAAAACTGTTTGATAAATCTCCAAATCTGCAGTTCTCATCCATCCGAAGACAATTTAGTCGCGTTCAAAATGTGCGCGGATGAGACGATAAACCACGTTCCTTTATTGAGAGTAGAAGGAGACAGAAGGAGATCAACAGGAGGGTTTTACCCACTCCCCTCCACCGTTCCAAAAAGTGGATTTAATTTCCCACCGTCGTCGGCATATTACCGGTGTCCTTCTGCGCAAGCCCTATCCATAGATATCGCGTCTCGCTTGCGTAAATCGCATGTTATGGAGTTAATGGCGAAGAATTTGTCACCGGATAGCATCCCTTCAGAGAAATCGCTGCCTTTATAAAGGAACTAACGGGTCATCTAGTATGCGAGAGATGCCATTCCTTAGGAGTCATCGTTTCCACTATGTGTACCAAAGAGGCAGGATTAGTTCTCTTTTAAACAAAAAGAGATCCACCACAATACCAACCGGTACATCTTCGCCTAAAAAATAGCCATACATAGCAATTCTTTGAATCGCGGGAAACAGGAGACTAACCACTGTCAGCAATTCAAAACCGGACATACTTGGCATATTAAGATCTGAGAGAATGGTGTCAGGAATACCATTTCGCATCTGCGCTCGCAGAGATGCGAAATGTGGGAAGATCTAGCCCTATAACCTAATCTGGCAAGAACTTCAGAGGCCGATGTGCGGATAGAAATATCGTCTTCGACAATAAGAATGTAAGCTTTTTCGCGGGCATCGCAACCCTATTGAAAGCACCCTGGACACTCTAATTACTACCTCAACTAAGGGATAAAGAGAAACCCAAAAAGGAGATAGGAGAGTTTTAGCCACCCCAGCCTAAGTTTCCTTAAAGCAAGACGGGCTCCGATGGGCTATCTTCCCGAGATGACTCAGCCTCATAAAAATCACCATAATGTTTAAGCGCATACTGATGCGCTTCCAAGCGATTATTCACTCCGATCTTCGAGTACAGTGTCCGCAGATGCCACCGCACTGTGTCGCGGCTAATAAATAATTGATCTGCAATTGCCTGATTCTTCTGGTTCATTCCTACCAATCGCAGTATTTCTGTCTCACGCGCTGTTAACTTCTTTCGCAAAATGCTCCTGCTCAAGATTGACCTGCGGGCCAACGCAGAGAGCACACTTCTCGGATACCACAAATCTCCTTCACCTATGGTCTTCACTGCTTTCCGCAGATTCTCTGAGGGAGAGTCCAGCGCCAACGCACCAGAGCATCCAGCCAAAAGAGCTGATTTATAAGAAGCCTCATTACATTTTCGGCACAGCAGAAGAACCTGCACTGTCGACAGATATTCGGCGGCCGGAACCTGCTCACACTTCAACTGTAAGAGAGATTCTTCATCCACAATCAAAATCGATGGCCCAACCAGTGTGCAGAATCGCACGACCTGCCAAGAATCCAATTCGGACGCAAGAATATGACATTCAGGCAGCGCTTGCACGACGACCCTTCTCGACGCCGCTGTTAGGCCAGCGCCCACAATCGTAATGTCTTGATGCAATCGTGCAATTCCTGTTTTATATAGATTATGCATAAGTGAATGTTTATTTTTACCTGTGCCTTGAATATCGCCGAGACCATCCAAACTCTCTTACTCTTCGCCTACACCTTTGTCGAAACATTCTTCAATGCATTTTATTGTTATTTAACTGTGCTATTGAGGTAATAAGTAATCAACATAGTTGATTTTACGGCTCTCGATTCTATTCAGAAATGAAAACCTCTATAAGAACCTTGGAAATTAGGGGGTTAAGAAAAACACTCCTGCTCCACATCTTCGTCCCCGCCGAAGGTGAAGAGGCGGTCGGCACTCTTTCGGCAAATTACCCCGCCTTTATAGCTTTGTAGAAGGTTCCAGTTTGCAAAATCATATATCTCTAGTTGATCTTCGTTACTATATCCCGTCGACCATCCTGAGCCATCTTGAAAAT
This region of Edaphobacter dinghuensis genomic DNA includes:
- a CDS encoding Rab family GTPase → MTENAFLDEESGIGVMIKFINPMVYHKKICVVGEFGVGKTSLISRYVYSLFSEKYHTTVGVKIDKKQCLVGDSQVNLVIWDLAGESPLRTLKPAQIRGASGFLLVADGTRPDTLDIAIALQRRVIEILGPVPFIFLLNKVDLAAEWAVNRDITDKLYQKGWDVRLSSAKTGQGVENVFVDLSRRLIQMDGDPIVDH
- a CDS encoding helix-turn-helix transcriptional regulator gives rise to the protein MDGLGDIQGTGKNKHSLMHNLYKTGIARLHQDITIVGAGLTAASRRVVVQALPECHILASELDSWQVVRFCTLVGPSILIVDEESLLQLKCEQVPAAEYLSTVQVLLLCRKCNEASYKSALLAGCSGALALDSPSENLRKAVKTIGEGDLWYPRSVLSALARRSILSRSILRKKLTARETEILRLVGMNQKNQAIADQLFISRDTVRWHLRTLYSKIGVNNRLEAHQYALKHYGDFYEAESSREDSPSEPVLL